One window of Methylococcus sp. EFPC2 genomic DNA carries:
- a CDS encoding heavy metal translocating P-type ATPase, giving the protein MNEQATSIRLSVLGMRCAGCVSAVETALREVPGVISADVNFADHTALVQGSVEPESLKKAVQEAGYDAAVMEGLEDLSGQEEQEEKRYRVLLNKAGVAGALGLPLMLGAHLGWFPLLGSASGSRFWSVVSLLTLAVLYYAGGHFYSGAIKLLRLRQANMDTLIALGTGAAWFYSTVAIDFSSILPAGSQHAYFEAAAVILAFINLGSALEMRARGKTSSAIRQLIGLQPRTARVVRDGRELDVPIADIGLEETLRVRPGEKVPVDGTVLEGHSSIDEAMLTGESIPVEKSVGDEVIAGTLNQSGTFLFKATRIGRDTVLAHIIASVRQAQSSKPAIARLADRVAAVFVPVVVAISAFTFLVWWVFGPTPALGYAFVTAMTVLVIACPCALGLATPISVMVAVGRAAQKGILIRNGDALQAAGRLTCVVLDKTGTVTEGRPRVATVVAGQGLNDDEVLVLAGSLESGSEHPLAGAILSEIETRGLALKSVEDFQAVAGRGVYGRIDGHSVRLGNRAYLAEAGVAAGALDGRIDELAAGGQTPVLLAIDDQAVGIIAIADPIKADSRAAVARLLEQGVRVLMVTGDNEITARAIAREAGITEVRAQVLPQDKAEVVRALQAQGEVVGMVGDGINDAPALAQADVGFAIGAGSDIAIESGDVVIMRGSLHKVTDTMALSKATVRNIKQNLFGAFIYNTLSIPVAAGLLYPAFGLLLNPMIAGAAMALSSVTVVSNANRLRSL; this is encoded by the coding sequence ATGAACGAGCAAGCAACCTCGATCCGTCTTTCGGTGTTGGGCATGCGTTGCGCCGGCTGCGTTTCTGCGGTGGAAACGGCCTTGCGCGAGGTGCCGGGAGTGATTTCGGCGGACGTGAACTTCGCCGACCATACCGCGCTGGTTCAGGGTAGCGTCGAACCCGAGTCGTTGAAGAAGGCGGTGCAGGAGGCCGGCTATGATGCCGCCGTCATGGAGGGACTGGAAGACTTGAGCGGGCAGGAAGAGCAGGAAGAGAAGCGCTATCGCGTGCTGCTGAACAAGGCGGGCGTCGCCGGCGCGCTGGGTTTGCCGCTGATGCTGGGTGCGCACCTGGGCTGGTTTCCGCTCCTGGGTAGCGCGTCCGGCAGCCGGTTCTGGTCCGTGGTGTCGCTGCTGACGCTGGCGGTGCTGTATTACGCCGGCGGGCATTTCTACAGCGGCGCGATCAAGCTGCTCAGGCTGCGGCAGGCCAACATGGATACGCTCATCGCCCTGGGCACGGGCGCCGCATGGTTTTATTCGACGGTGGCCATCGATTTCTCGTCCATACTCCCCGCCGGGTCCCAGCACGCCTATTTCGAGGCGGCCGCCGTCATATTGGCCTTCATCAATCTGGGATCGGCACTGGAAATGCGCGCCCGCGGCAAGACGTCGTCGGCCATCCGCCAGTTGATCGGGCTGCAGCCGCGCACCGCCCGCGTGGTACGCGATGGCCGGGAACTGGACGTGCCCATCGCCGACATCGGTCTGGAGGAAACCCTGCGCGTGCGGCCGGGCGAGAAAGTCCCGGTGGACGGCACGGTGTTGGAAGGGCATTCCAGCATCGATGAAGCGATGCTGACCGGCGAGTCCATACCGGTGGAAAAAAGTGTGGGCGACGAGGTCATCGCCGGCACGCTCAACCAGTCCGGCACCTTTCTGTTCAAGGCGACCCGCATAGGACGCGACACCGTCCTGGCCCATATCATCGCCAGTGTGCGTCAGGCGCAGTCCAGCAAGCCCGCCATCGCGAGGTTGGCGGACAGGGTCGCGGCGGTCTTCGTGCCCGTCGTGGTGGCAATCTCGGCTTTCACCTTTCTGGTGTGGTGGGTTTTCGGGCCCACGCCGGCCTTGGGCTATGCCTTCGTCACTGCGATGACTGTGCTGGTCATCGCCTGTCCCTGCGCCCTGGGTTTGGCCACGCCCATTTCGGTCATGGTCGCGGTGGGGCGCGCGGCGCAGAAAGGCATACTGATACGCAACGGCGATGCCTTGCAGGCCGCCGGCCGCCTGACCTGCGTGGTGTTGGACAAGACCGGCACGGTCACCGAGGGCCGCCCGCGCGTGGCGACGGTGGTCGCCGGGCAAGGCCTGAACGATGACGAGGTGCTGGTATTGGCCGGCAGTCTGGAATCGGGCTCCGAGCATCCGCTGGCGGGTGCCATCCTGTCCGAGATCGAAACCCGGGGCTTGGCGCTCAAATCGGTGGAAGACTTCCAGGCGGTGGCGGGGCGCGGAGTGTACGGTCGTATCGACGGCCACAGCGTGCGCTTGGGCAACCGGGCCTATCTGGCGGAAGCCGGCGTGGCGGCGGGCGCGCTGGACGGCCGCATCGACGAACTGGCGGCAGGGGGGCAGACGCCGGTCTTGCTGGCGATCGACGACCAGGCCGTGGGCATTATAGCCATCGCCGATCCGATCAAGGCCGACTCGCGCGCCGCGGTCGCCCGTTTGCTCGAACAAGGCGTTCGGGTGCTGATGGTGACCGGCGACAATGAAATCACCGCCAGGGCCATCGCCCGCGAGGCGGGCATAACCGAGGTCAGGGCGCAGGTGTTGCCGCAGGACAAGGCCGAGGTCGTGCGCGCCCTGCAGGCTCAGGGCGAGGTCGTGGGCATGGTGGGCGACGGCATCAACGACGCGCCGGCCCTGGCCCAGGCCGACGTGGGCTTCGCCATCGGCGCCGGATCCGACATCGCCATCGAGAGCGGCGATGTCGTCATCATGCGCGGTTCACTGCACAAGGTGACGGATACCATGGCGCTGTCGAAGGCGACGGTGCGCAACATCAAACAAAATCTGTTCGGCGCATTCATTTACAACACCTTGAGCATACCGGTCGCCGCCGGCCTGCTTTATCCCGCCTTCGGCTTGCTGCTCAATCCCATGATAGCCGGCGCGGCCATGGCCTTGTCCTCGGTGACCGTGGTGAGCAATGCCAATCGGCTGCGCAGCCTCTGA
- the glgX gene encoding glycogen debranching protein GlgX codes for MKPQFTITSGSPIPHGVYLYKGGINFTLFSRHATRVSLLLFASPADTAPCQVIELDPRHHRTGDIWHVCVQGASRGQAYAYKVDGPHEPSKGHRFAPHLTLLDPYSTALSSPEDWDFSANCLDSEEDSGTVAKGLVIANGFDWEEDRPLKRPWSELVIYETHVRGLTLHPSSRVREPGTFLGLIEKIPYFKELGINALELMPLQAFNPRELTATDPFTGEQLVNYWGYNTIGFFAPHEGYGSRRYPGCQVDEFRTMVKALHDAGIEVLLDVVFNHTAEGDETGPTLNFRGLDNSIYYLLEEDKKRYKNYSGCGNTLNCNHPVVRNYILDCLRYWVVEMHVDGFRFDLASILGRDRSGQLLANPPLLESIAEDPILREVKLIAEAWDAGGAFLVGRFPGERWSEWNGHFRDDVRRYWRGDQGLAGAIASRLCGSADVYEHSGKAPINSVNFVTCHDGFTLNDLVSYQYKHNLANGEENRDGSDDNHSANHGWEGPTDNPEINRLRLKQRKNMLATLFLSRGVPMLLGGDEFGRTQRGNNNAYCQDNEISWFDWSLLDRNRELFDFTRGLIAFRSKHKLLSREQFYRADEITWFSPTGHVPDWSEESALGCHIHTGQADDAQICLLINPNAHNVDFPLPATPRDHVWHKAIDTSAAAGDDLYVHTPGRPLLGQHSVVVQSHTLTVLLAARL; via the coding sequence ATGAAACCTCAGTTCACCATTACCAGCGGCTCTCCCATCCCTCACGGCGTCTATCTATACAAGGGCGGCATCAACTTCACCTTGTTCAGCCGGCACGCGACCCGCGTGTCTCTCTTGCTGTTCGCTTCGCCGGCCGACACCGCCCCATGCCAGGTTATCGAACTGGACCCGCGCCATCACCGTACTGGCGACATCTGGCACGTGTGCGTCCAGGGCGCCAGCCGCGGCCAAGCCTACGCCTACAAGGTCGATGGACCGCACGAACCCAGCAAGGGGCATCGGTTCGCACCGCACCTGACCCTACTGGACCCCTACTCCACGGCCTTGAGCAGCCCGGAAGACTGGGACTTCTCGGCCAACTGCCTGGACTCGGAAGAAGACTCCGGCACCGTCGCCAAGGGCCTGGTCATCGCCAACGGCTTCGACTGGGAGGAAGACCGCCCGCTCAAACGCCCCTGGTCGGAACTGGTCATCTACGAAACCCATGTCCGCGGTCTGACCCTACATCCGTCCTCGCGGGTACGGGAGCCCGGCACCTTTTTGGGTCTGATCGAAAAAATCCCTTATTTCAAGGAACTGGGGATCAATGCGCTCGAATTGATGCCCTTGCAGGCCTTCAACCCCCGCGAGCTCACCGCGACGGATCCATTCACCGGCGAGCAACTGGTGAATTACTGGGGATACAACACCATCGGATTTTTCGCTCCCCACGAGGGTTACGGCAGCCGGCGTTATCCCGGTTGTCAGGTGGACGAATTCAGGACTATGGTGAAAGCACTGCACGATGCCGGCATCGAAGTGTTGCTGGACGTGGTCTTCAATCACACGGCGGAAGGCGACGAAACCGGCCCGACCCTCAACTTCCGGGGTCTGGACAACAGCATCTACTACCTGCTGGAAGAAGACAAAAAGCGCTACAAGAATTATTCGGGCTGCGGCAACACGCTCAACTGCAACCACCCGGTGGTGCGCAACTACATACTCGATTGCCTGCGCTACTGGGTGGTCGAGATGCATGTGGACGGTTTCCGCTTCGACCTGGCCTCGATACTCGGCCGCGACCGCAGCGGTCAGCTGCTGGCCAACCCGCCGTTGCTGGAGTCGATCGCGGAAGACCCCATCCTGCGCGAGGTCAAGCTCATCGCCGAGGCCTGGGACGCCGGTGGTGCCTTCCTGGTGGGGCGCTTTCCGGGCGAACGTTGGTCGGAATGGAACGGCCATTTCCGCGACGACGTGCGCCGCTACTGGCGGGGAGACCAGGGGCTGGCAGGCGCCATTGCCAGCCGGCTGTGCGGCAGCGCCGATGTCTACGAACATAGCGGCAAGGCGCCGATCAACAGCGTCAATTTCGTCACCTGCCACGACGGCTTCACCCTGAACGACCTGGTCAGCTATCAGTACAAACACAACCTGGCCAACGGGGAAGAAAACCGCGACGGCTCGGACGATAACCACAGTGCCAACCACGGTTGGGAAGGTCCCACCGACAACCCGGAGATCAACCGCCTGCGTTTGAAGCAACGCAAAAACATGCTCGCGACGCTTTTCCTCTCGCGCGGCGTGCCCATGCTGCTGGGCGGCGACGAATTCGGCCGGACCCAGCGGGGCAACAACAATGCCTATTGCCAGGACAACGAGATTTCCTGGTTCGACTGGTCGCTGCTGGATCGGAACCGCGAGCTGTTCGACTTCACCCGCGGGCTCATCGCCTTTCGCAGCAAGCACAAGCTGCTTTCACGCGAGCAGTTTTACCGCGCCGACGAGATCACCTGGTTCAGTCCGACGGGCCATGTGCCGGACTGGAGCGAGGAATCCGCCCTGGGATGCCACATCCACACCGGTCAGGCAGACGACGCCCAGATCTGCCTGCTTATCAACCCTAACGCCCATAACGTCGATTTTCCGCTTCCCGCAACACCGCGCGACCATGTCTGGCACAAAGCAATCGACACCAGCGCCGCCGCGGGGGACGACCTGTACGTCCACACCCCGGGACGTCCGCTATTGGGGCAACATTCCGTCGTAGTGCAAAGTCACACCCTGACCGTATTGCTGGCCGCCCGACTCTGA
- the soxY gene encoding thiosulfate oxidation carrier protein SoxY: protein MRFTRRRFLDNACKCLALAGVTGVPAGWAATRAIIGKPQIPSADLEAAFALETGGQALVESERIVLDAPEVAENGAIVPLSVETSLPDVRSLALFVEKNPAPLAARFEITPELDPFVSLRIKMNESCDVIAVIRSADKYYATRRKVRVVIGGCG, encoded by the coding sequence ATGAGATTCACACGGCGAAGGTTTCTGGACAACGCCTGCAAATGCTTGGCCTTGGCCGGCGTGACCGGCGTTCCGGCCGGCTGGGCTGCCACGCGCGCAATCATCGGGAAGCCGCAAATCCCGTCCGCCGATCTCGAGGCGGCGTTCGCCCTGGAAACCGGCGGGCAGGCCTTGGTCGAAAGCGAACGCATCGTTCTGGATGCACCGGAAGTCGCCGAGAACGGCGCCATCGTTCCTCTCAGCGTGGAAACCTCCCTCCCGGACGTCAGATCCCTGGCCCTGTTCGTCGAAAAGAATCCCGCGCCCCTGGCCGCACGATTCGAGATAACGCCGGAGCTGGATCCCTTCGTATCCTTGCGCATCAAGATGAACGAAAGCTGCGACGTGATCGCGGTGATTCGTTCCGCTGACAAATACTACGCAACACGCAGAAAAGTCAGAGTGGTAATCGGCGGTTGCGGCTGA
- the soxZ gene encoding thiosulfate oxidation carrier complex protein SoxZ — protein MSSIKIRIKRLDAGVLIRLLISHPMETGRRRDQDTGLPVPAHFIRTVKIEHAGRVVADCTFSTAVSRDPYLSVRLRGGLSGETVKVSWVDNLGNADSEQALIP, from the coding sequence ATGTCCAGTATAAAAATACGTATTAAACGCCTCGATGCGGGGGTGCTCATACGCTTGCTGATCAGCCATCCGATGGAAACCGGCCGCAGGCGCGATCAGGATACCGGCCTGCCCGTTCCCGCCCATTTCATCCGTACGGTGAAAATCGAGCATGCGGGCCGCGTCGTCGCCGACTGCACGTTCAGCACGGCGGTTTCCCGCGATCCCTACCTTTCGGTTCGGCTCCGGGGCGGGCTCAGCGGCGAGACCGTCAAGGTCAGCTGGGTGGACAATTTGGGGAATGCCGACAGCGAGCAAGCCCTCATACCTTGA
- a CDS encoding GGDEF domain-containing protein has product MNSKNGNLAVLSHIRTEKKIELLDHPLHEMTLALQTTLQVDELLDLFSIHLQPAVAHDSYVFFGKIVDLEWRAGKGGRHTCAYTLTLENDVLGEIRLARAKRYSETELATIEAYLCRILYPLRNALLYRQALQSAYVDPLTNTRNRTALLGTFRREWKLASRHGSPLSVIMLDIDHFKSVNDNHGHDAGDAVLKAIAGAIKDSVRDSDIVFRYGGEEFVILLSNTAEDGAALLAERIRSSLESTLVRVGTQPPLRLTASMGVATLTAGEGQDDLLKRADQAMYKAKSMGRNRVAVS; this is encoded by the coding sequence ATGAACTCCAAAAACGGCAATCTGGCGGTGCTCTCCCACATAAGGACGGAAAAGAAAATCGAGCTGCTGGACCATCCCTTGCATGAGATGACGCTGGCTTTGCAGACCACCTTACAGGTGGATGAATTGCTCGATCTGTTCAGCATACATCTGCAGCCGGCCGTGGCGCACGACAGCTATGTTTTCTTCGGCAAGATCGTGGACCTGGAATGGCGCGCCGGCAAAGGAGGGCGGCATACCTGTGCGTATACCCTGACGCTCGAAAACGACGTGCTGGGCGAGATTCGGCTGGCGCGGGCGAAACGCTACAGCGAAACGGAATTGGCGACGATCGAGGCCTATTTGTGCCGGATACTGTATCCGCTACGCAACGCTTTGCTCTATCGTCAAGCCTTACAGTCCGCCTATGTGGACCCTCTCACCAATACCCGTAACCGGACGGCGCTGCTGGGCACCTTTCGCCGGGAATGGAAGCTCGCCTCCCGCCATGGTTCGCCCTTGTCGGTCATCATGCTGGATATCGATCATTTCAAGTCGGTCAACGATAACCACGGCCACGACGCCGGCGACGCCGTCCTGAAAGCCATTGCCGGCGCGATCAAGGATTCGGTGCGTGACAGCGACATCGTGTTCCGCTACGGCGGGGAGGAATTCGTCATCCTGCTCAGCAACACGGCGGAAGACGGGGCGGCGCTGCTGGCCGAACGTATACGGTCGTCGCTGGAAAGCACTCTGGTACGTGTCGGTACGCAGCCGCCTCTGCGGCTCACCGCGAGTATGGGCGTCGCAACGCTGACGGCAGGGGAGGGCCAGGACGACTTGCTGAAGCGCGCGGATCAGGCGATGTACAAGGCCAAGAGCATGGGGCGTAATCGGGTCGCGGTCTCCTAG
- a CDS encoding ABC transporter substrate-binding protein: MFRPPLYLILGLLCSIHTPFGLAATKKPPASKPPAASTPAPSTDKLGIAYLSQAPADSPVLPFYLQAPTDRGAQGARLGIVDDNTTGRFTRQTYALKEIQLPSEGDVVVAFKQLVTEGYRHILVDLPGTRVVELSRLPEAQGVLIYNVGSADDSLRSEGCAANLLHLLPSRAMLADALAQYLNKKRWQKIFLAVGPGEGDRLYASAIKRSAQRFGLKVVAEKTWQHSFDERRTPESEVPVFTQGPDHDVLVVADEAGLFGDYLPYRTWSPRPVVGSQGLVPSAWHYTHEMWGALQLQNRFREQTGRTMNDQDYAAWLAVRAIGEAASRTRSVDFDKIKAYFAGAEFSLAGFKGVPLSFRAWDGQLRQPILLASPRSLVAVAPIEGFLHPKNELDTLGYDQPETLCRNRP; encoded by the coding sequence ATGTTCAGACCGCCCTTATATCTCATCCTTGGCCTGCTCTGCTCGATCCACACGCCGTTCGGCTTGGCGGCCACCAAGAAACCGCCGGCAAGCAAACCACCCGCGGCTAGCACTCCGGCACCTTCCACCGATAAGCTCGGCATCGCCTACCTGTCACAAGCCCCGGCCGATTCGCCGGTGTTGCCGTTCTATCTGCAAGCGCCGACGGATCGGGGCGCGCAAGGCGCGCGTCTGGGTATCGTCGACGATAACACCACGGGTCGTTTTACCCGCCAGACTTACGCGCTCAAGGAGATACAACTCCCGTCCGAAGGCGACGTCGTGGTCGCGTTCAAACAATTGGTCACGGAGGGCTATCGCCACATCCTGGTCGATTTGCCGGGCACCCGGGTCGTCGAGCTGTCTCGTCTACCCGAGGCTCAAGGCGTGTTGATCTACAACGTCGGCAGCGCCGACGACAGTCTGCGCTCGGAAGGCTGTGCGGCGAATCTGCTTCATCTCTTGCCCAGCCGGGCCATGCTGGCCGACGCCTTGGCCCAGTATCTGAACAAGAAACGCTGGCAGAAAATATTCCTCGCGGTGGGGCCTGGCGAGGGCGACCGCCTCTATGCTTCGGCCATCAAGCGTTCGGCGCAACGCTTCGGGTTGAAGGTCGTGGCGGAAAAGACCTGGCAGCATAGCTTCGACGAGCGTCGCACGCCGGAGTCCGAGGTGCCGGTGTTTACCCAGGGTCCCGATCACGACGTCCTGGTGGTGGCCGACGAAGCCGGTTTATTTGGCGATTACCTTCCGTACCGGACCTGGTCGCCCAGACCGGTGGTCGGCAGCCAAGGCTTGGTTCCCAGCGCCTGGCACTACACCCACGAGATGTGGGGAGCGCTGCAGTTGCAGAATCGCTTCAGGGAACAAACCGGACGCACGATGAACGACCAGGATTATGCGGCCTGGCTGGCGGTACGCGCGATCGGCGAGGCGGCCAGCCGTACCCGGTCGGTGGATTTCGACAAGATCAAGGCTTATTTCGCCGGCGCGGAATTTTCGCTGGCGGGCTTCAAGGGCGTGCCGCTCTCATTCCGTGCCTGGGACGGCCAGCTGCGCCAGCCCATTTTGCTGGCGAGCCCGCGTTCCCTCGTGGCGGTCGCGCCCATAGAGGGTTTTCTGCATCCCAAGAACGAGCTGGACACCCTGGGTTATGATCAGCCCGAAACACTATGCCGTAACAGGCCTTGA
- a CDS encoding PQQ-dependent catabolism-associated beta-propeller protein, with protein MKMIPALWLVLAGGLVASAQAETLYITLEKDNALAVVDGASGKLSKTVKIGKRPRGIVLGKDGKHLYVAVSDDNTIQVIDTASLKVVGKLPSDKDPETFAIDPAGERLYVSNEDDNLVTVIDIAKSKQVKQIPVGVEPEGIAVSPDGRWVVSTSETTNMAHWIDRATLDIVDNTLVDPRPRSASFTADSQQLWVSSEIAGNLSVIDTASRQLVKKLGFKIPGVTQEKIQPVGIQIDPQRRYAYVALGPANRVAVIDAQKLEVIDYLLVGQRVWNLAFSPDYKRLYTTNGVSNDISIIDLEKHKVLKSVAVGQYPWGVAVKP; from the coding sequence ATGAAAATGATCCCGGCGCTATGGCTGGTTTTGGCCGGCGGCTTGGTCGCGTCCGCCCAGGCCGAGACGCTTTACATCACCTTGGAAAAGGACAACGCCTTGGCCGTCGTCGACGGCGCCAGCGGCAAACTGAGCAAGACCGTGAAGATCGGCAAGCGTCCACGCGGCATCGTGCTGGGCAAGGACGGCAAGCATCTCTACGTGGCGGTCAGCGACGACAACACCATCCAGGTGATCGACACCGCTAGCCTGAAAGTGGTCGGCAAATTGCCTTCGGACAAGGATCCGGAGACTTTCGCCATCGACCCGGCCGGCGAGCGTCTATACGTTTCGAACGAGGACGACAACCTAGTTACCGTCATCGACATCGCCAAGAGCAAGCAGGTCAAGCAGATCCCGGTCGGCGTGGAGCCGGAAGGCATCGCGGTCAGCCCGGACGGGCGCTGGGTCGTCAGCACCAGTGAAACCACCAACATGGCGCACTGGATCGATCGCGCGACGCTGGATATCGTCGACAACACCCTGGTCGACCCGCGCCCGCGCTCGGCTTCGTTCACGGCCGACAGCCAACAGCTATGGGTCAGTTCGGAAATCGCCGGGAATCTTTCGGTGATCGATACGGCCAGCCGGCAGTTGGTGAAAAAGCTGGGCTTCAAGATACCCGGTGTCACCCAGGAAAAGATCCAGCCGGTCGGCATCCAGATTGATCCGCAACGCCGTTACGCCTATGTGGCTCTGGGGCCGGCCAACCGCGTCGCGGTCATCGACGCGCAGAAGCTGGAAGTGATCGACTACCTGCTGGTGGGGCAGCGCGTGTGGAACCTGGCGTTTTCGCCGGACTACAAACGGCTGTATACCACCAACGGCGTGAGCAACGACATTTCCATCATCGACCTGGAAAAGCACAAGGTGCTCAAGTCGGTCGCCGTCGGCCAATATCCTTGGGGCGTGGCCGTCAAACCCTGA
- a CDS encoding ABC transporter ATP-binding protein, producing MNHHHPALAVNHLSYAYGPRKALDGVGFTVMPGECAILLGPNGAGKSTLFALITRLYESPDGHIDIAGFDIKRQSLRALSRLGVVFQQPTLDLDLSVEQNLRYHAALHGLSGRQAQARIQEELERQAMYERRGEKVRQLNGGHRRRVEIARALLHNPQVLLLDEPTVGLDVPSRRAIVDYVHALCQERSIAVLWASHLIDEIAASDKLIMLHRGRIRALGTVSEVLALTDADDIAGAFQALTREVA from the coding sequence ATGAATCATCATCATCCGGCCCTTGCGGTTAATCATCTCAGTTATGCCTATGGTCCCCGTAAAGCCCTGGATGGCGTGGGCTTTACGGTCATGCCCGGCGAATGCGCCATCTTGCTGGGGCCGAACGGCGCCGGCAAAAGCACCTTGTTCGCCCTGATCACCCGTCTCTACGAAAGCCCGGACGGCCACATCGACATCGCCGGCTTCGACATCAAGCGCCAGTCTCTGCGCGCCCTGAGCCGGCTGGGCGTGGTGTTTCAGCAGCCGACACTGGACCTGGATCTGAGCGTGGAGCAAAACCTCCGCTATCACGCCGCCCTGCACGGCCTGAGCGGCAGGCAGGCCCAGGCGCGCATCCAGGAAGAACTGGAGCGGCAAGCCATGTATGAGCGGCGCGGCGAAAAGGTGCGTCAACTCAACGGCGGCCACCGGAGGCGGGTGGAGATCGCCCGCGCCTTGCTGCACAACCCGCAAGTGCTGCTGCTCGACGAGCCGACGGTGGGCCTCGACGTCCCCAGCAGGCGGGCCATCGTCGACTATGTCCACGCGTTGTGCCAGGAACGCTCCATTGCCGTGCTTTGGGCCAGCCATTTGATCGACGAGATCGCTGCGAGCGACAAGCTTATCATGCTGCACCGCGGCCGCATTCGTGCCCTCGGTACGGTTTCGGAGGTGCTGGCGCTGACGGATGCGGACGACATCGCCGGCGCGTTTCAAGCCCTGACGCGGGAGGTCGCATGA
- a CDS encoding ABC transporter permease — protein sequence MSILHYLRALKGIVARELFRFVHQRERFVSALVRPLVWLFIFAAGFRAALGVAIIPPYETYVLYEVYITPGLLGMIQLFNGMQSSLSMVYDREMGSMRTLLVSPLPRWFLLVAKLLAGVLVSVLQAYVFLAIAWFYDVQAPPAGYLTLLPALLLSGLMLGALGLLLSSFIKQLENFAGVMNFVIFPLFFLSTALYPLWKIEESSALLHALAHYNPFSQAVELIRFALYEQFDPYACAYTSAALAIFLAAAIVGYNPSKGMMQRKGGGL from the coding sequence ATGAGCATCCTGCATTATCTTCGCGCCCTCAAAGGCATCGTGGCCCGTGAGCTGTTCCGCTTCGTCCATCAGCGCGAGCGCTTCGTCTCGGCCCTGGTACGTCCGTTAGTCTGGCTATTCATCTTCGCCGCCGGATTCCGCGCCGCTTTGGGCGTTGCCATCATCCCGCCCTACGAGACCTACGTGCTCTACGAGGTCTACATTACCCCCGGCCTGCTGGGCATGATCCAGCTCTTCAACGGCATGCAGAGTTCGTTGTCCATGGTCTACGACCGCGAGATGGGCAGCATGCGCACCCTGCTGGTCAGCCCCTTGCCGCGCTGGTTCCTGCTGGTGGCCAAGCTGCTGGCCGGGGTGCTCGTCTCGGTCCTGCAGGCCTACGTGTTTCTGGCCATCGCCTGGTTCTACGACGTGCAAGCACCGCCAGCCGGCTATCTCACCCTCTTGCCGGCGCTGCTGTTGTCCGGACTGATGCTGGGCGCACTCGGGCTGCTGCTGTCGTCCTTCATCAAGCAACTGGAGAACTTCGCCGGGGTGATGAATTTCGTCATCTTCCCTTTGTTCTTCCTGTCCACGGCGCTTTATCCGCTGTGGAAAATCGAGGAATCCAGCGCACTGCTGCATGCCCTGGCCCACTACAACCCCTTTTCGCAGGCGGTGGAACTGATCCGCTTCGCCTTGTACGAACAGTTCGATCCGTACGCCTGCGCTTATACCTCGGCCGCGCTGGCCATTTTCCTGGCGGCGGCCATCGTCGGTTACAATCCTTCCAAAGGCATGATGCAACGCAAAGGCGGCGGACTATAA